One Lottiidibacillus patelloidae DNA window includes the following coding sequences:
- a CDS encoding cytochrome d ubiquinol oxidase subunit II: MTIEILGISVLWLFLFGYVIVASIDFGAGFFNASTIVTNKHHIVNSVIQRYLSPVWEITNVFLVFFFVGMIGFFPKTAYYFGTVLLIPISISIILLALRGSYYAFSTYGSKGHKGYTLMYGVTGVLIPASLTTALIVSQGGYIKELPSGKIELDYLTLFTSPFSWSIVLLSLVSVLFISASFLAYYSAVAEDKEALKLFKKYTWIWSFPTIITAFGIIIEMKWHNIAHYEGLLSLWWLFALSLVCFIISLLLLKRGRYGWSFVFVVLQFALAFYAYGVSRYPYLLYPYLTIYDGFTNETMAKALVIVFILGLLLLIPSLYLVFKLFIMNKPYIQNKKG, translated from the coding sequence ATGACGATAGAAATACTTGGAATATCAGTGTTATGGTTATTTCTTTTCGGTTATGTCATTGTTGCTTCGATTGACTTTGGCGCAGGTTTTTTCAATGCATCTACGATTGTCACAAATAAACATCATATTGTAAATTCCGTTATTCAACGATACTTGTCTCCGGTATGGGAGATTACAAATGTCTTTCTCGTATTCTTCTTTGTCGGAATGATCGGTTTCTTTCCGAAAACGGCTTATTATTTCGGTACGGTTCTACTTATTCCAATAAGTATCTCGATTATTTTACTAGCTTTACGAGGTAGTTATTATGCCTTTAGCACGTATGGTTCAAAAGGGCACAAAGGTTACACACTTATGTATGGAGTAACAGGAGTGCTAATCCCAGCCTCTTTGACTACTGCACTAATCGTCTCTCAAGGTGGCTATATTAAAGAACTACCTTCGGGGAAAATTGAATTAGATTACTTGACGTTATTTACGAGCCCATTTTCATGGTCGATTGTGTTACTAAGTTTAGTTAGTGTGTTATTTATCTCTGCTAGCTTTCTGGCATATTATTCAGCGGTTGCCGAGGATAAGGAGGCACTAAAGTTATTTAAAAAATACACATGGATATGGAGTTTTCCAACGATCATCACTGCTTTTGGAATCATTATTGAAATGAAATGGCACAACATCGCGCATTATGAAGGTTTATTATCATTATGGTGGCTATTTGCACTCTCGCTTGTCTGCTTTATTATAAGTCTTTTGTTATTAAAAAGAGGGCGTTATGGCTGGTCATTTGTCTTTGTTGTATTACAGTTTGCTTTAGCCTTTTATGCATATGGCGTGTCACGATACCCGTATTTATTGTATCCGTATTTAACTATTTATGACGGATTTACTAATGAAACGATGGCCAAAGCATTAGTTATCGTGTTCATTCTAGGTCTTTTGTTACTAATTCCGTCGTTATACCTTGTTTTTAAACTGTTCATTATGAATAAGCCTTACATTCAAAACAAAAAAGGTTAA
- the cydS gene encoding cytochrome bd oxidase small subunit CydS: MHEFLLFYAPLLIVVMAVFFSFMFVTKSTKMEE, translated from the coding sequence ATGCACGAATTTTTACTATTTTATGCGCCACTTCTTATCGTCGTAATGGCAGTATTTTTTTCTTTTATGTTCGTTACGAAAAGTACGAAAATGGAGGAGTAA
- the cydD gene encoding thiol reductant ABC exporter subunit CydD has product MKTLQQLASKQKGRYYALTALVIALGVVVITQAYLTVTIVDDLFLSKHEFKEVVPLLIGLLVVLLLRAAIHYGTGQIGVKMAAVVKADYRKKLLHSYADQSILASYKEQTGSKVSVMLDTVDELDSFYSKYVPQKMISTIVALMILIVVFTQHMYSGLIILFTAPFIPFFMMIIGKATAKKSQEKLASLNAFSGKFLGTLSGLVSLKLYGQSRTYRDAIKKSSIGFRDTTMNILKIAFTSSLMLEFISMLSIGLVALELGLRLVVFQQVSFFTAFFILLLVPEFYHLLKELGSAFHAGRSSTGAAERLEEELRIDKQKMDWGKAILEGPVKIQLKNVGFVYPNGQFSLKNINTVLPTTGQVAIVGKSGSGKTTLLHVIAGLIKRSEGEILLNERSLNDYSETQWFENVSYITQHPYLFAGTIAENIALGLDDSLEDIEAAAKKANIHDLIQSFPRGYKTIIGESGRGLSGGEKQRIALARAFLKNPSVILFDEPTSGLDLVTEQVLQHSIKELSKSSAVITVAHRLQTIKNANHILVIDEGTLLAEGTHEQLCKDIPAYSKLFSREGEE; this is encoded by the coding sequence ATGAAAACACTTCAACAGTTGGCAAGTAAGCAGAAGGGACGATATTATGCGCTGACTGCATTAGTCATTGCCTTAGGAGTTGTCGTAATTACCCAAGCTTACTTAACTGTTACGATCGTTGATGACTTATTCTTGAGTAAGCATGAATTCAAGGAAGTAGTACCATTACTGATAGGATTATTAGTGGTTCTTTTATTAAGAGCAGCAATACATTATGGCACAGGACAAATTGGCGTGAAAATGGCAGCAGTTGTAAAGGCTGACTATCGCAAGAAGCTTTTACACTCCTATGCTGATCAGTCCATTTTAGCCTCATACAAAGAGCAAACTGGAAGTAAGGTCAGTGTCATGCTCGATACAGTTGATGAGCTAGATAGTTTCTATAGCAAATACGTGCCACAAAAAATGATTTCAACAATAGTGGCTCTAATGATTCTTATCGTCGTGTTTACACAACATATGTATTCTGGCTTAATTATTCTATTTACAGCACCTTTTATCCCATTTTTTATGATGATCATTGGGAAAGCCACAGCGAAAAAATCACAGGAAAAACTCGCTAGTTTAAATGCTTTTTCTGGAAAATTTCTTGGTACGCTTTCCGGGTTGGTTAGTTTAAAACTTTATGGTCAATCTCGTACTTACCGTGATGCAATTAAGAAAAGCAGCATTGGTTTTCGTGATACAACGATGAATATATTAAAGATCGCCTTTACATCATCGTTAATGCTCGAATTCATTTCGATGTTAAGTATCGGATTAGTCGCATTAGAATTAGGTTTACGGCTAGTCGTTTTCCAACAAGTGAGTTTTTTCACTGCCTTTTTCATTCTTTTGCTAGTTCCTGAGTTTTACCATTTGCTTAAGGAGTTAGGCAGTGCCTTCCATGCAGGTCGGAGTAGTACTGGAGCGGCTGAAAGATTAGAGGAAGAACTAAGAATAGATAAGCAAAAAATGGATTGGGGAAAGGCAATACTAGAAGGTCCAGTTAAAATACAGTTGAAAAATGTAGGCTTTGTTTATCCTAATGGTCAATTTTCCTTAAAAAATATTAATACAGTACTTCCAACAACTGGTCAGGTAGCAATTGTAGGTAAAAGTGGCTCTGGAAAAACAACACTTCTTCACGTAATTGCTGGACTGATAAAACGAAGTGAAGGTGAAATACTCTTAAATGAACGTAGCCTTAATGATTACAGCGAGACGCAATGGTTTGAAAACGTTAGTTATATTACCCAGCACCCTTACCTGTTTGCCGGTACAATTGCAGAAAATATAGCACTTGGACTGGATGACAGTTTAGAAGATATTGAAGCGGCCGCAAAAAAAGCTAATATTCATGACTTGATTCAGTCATTTCCGCGAGGTTATAAAACGATTATTGGCGAAAGTGGGAGAGGGCTGTCTGGTGGAGAAAAACAACGGATTGCTTTAGCTCGCGCTTTTTTAAAGAATCCGTCTGTTATTTTATTTGATGAACCAACATCTGGCCTCGATTTAGTTACAGAACAAGTACTACAACATTCTATTAAAGAATTGAGTAAATCATCCGCTGTTATAACAGTGGCCCATAGACTGCAAACAATTAAAAACGCTAACCACATTTTAGTTATTGATGAAGGAACACTTCTAGCTGAAGGAACTCATGAGCAGTTATGTAAAGACATTCCTGCTTACAGTAAGTTATTTTCTAGAGAAGGGGAGGAGTAG
- the cydC gene encoding thiol reductant ABC exporter subunit CydC, with amino-acid sequence MKELIRIVSIMLKEKRDVLLSIIFGSIAGLTAVGLFAANGYLISQAALTPPLYILIGMVAVVKLGSLLRATSRYGERYYSHRATFTMLSDLRVHFFEKLEKMPLPDIQRYRSGDLLSRIVGDVESLQNFFLRVLYPPIIMVTVFIGTIMFVSFYTVEIVIILIIGLMLTGFLIPAWFAIKQRKLSGEILNTRANFSTETTEWFKGYRDLKIHRQLLEKEQQLISASDAYIEQQENLGKRSNINHSINLAVSFLIFWTVVAVSGYLVASGQLDGLFFAMVVMISLTLFDHSTPMATLPIYYEESERAAIRLESVIDSPKIKSKKQRGEGNFKNPPSITLEHVSFSFPGESREVIKDINLHFPSGSKTAIVGPSGSGKSTVLNLLLQLHDVTKGTIKYEDINLKDLDQEQLWKQAKVVLQENHFFAGTIRDNLLLEADFMTDEEIKQLLFDVQLSQFTPSTEVFENGENLSGGEKQRLAMARAIVKKGNIWLLDEPTSSLDSWTANRIYNELYRRATNDTVILVSHQLAGLEKMDQIVVMDQGKIVEVGNYEALMEKKGYFYKLKKIEENIISS; translated from the coding sequence TTGAAAGAATTAATCCGAATCGTTTCTATTATGTTAAAGGAAAAAAGAGATGTATTGTTGTCCATAATCTTTGGCTCTATTGCAGGACTTACAGCAGTAGGTTTATTTGCTGCAAACGGATATTTAATCTCACAAGCTGCTCTTACTCCACCTTTATACATTCTTATTGGAATGGTGGCAGTTGTAAAATTAGGATCACTCCTTCGGGCAACAAGTCGCTATGGAGAGCGCTACTATTCCCATCGAGCAACATTTACGATGCTTTCTGACCTTCGCGTTCACTTCTTTGAAAAACTAGAAAAGATGCCGTTACCTGACATTCAAAGGTATCGTAGTGGAGATTTACTTTCTCGAATCGTAGGAGATGTCGAGAGTTTACAAAACTTTTTTCTACGTGTGTTATATCCGCCGATTATTATGGTGACAGTTTTTATAGGCACGATTATGTTTGTCTCTTTTTATACGGTGGAGATTGTCATTATTTTAATTATAGGATTAATGTTAACAGGTTTTCTTATTCCAGCATGGTTTGCAATCAAACAAAGAAAATTAAGTGGAGAAATACTAAACACTAGAGCAAATTTTTCTACTGAAACGACAGAATGGTTTAAAGGCTATCGTGATCTAAAAATTCACAGGCAACTATTAGAAAAAGAACAACAATTAATTAGTGCATCTGACGCTTATATTGAACAACAAGAGAACTTAGGAAAAAGATCTAATATAAATCACTCTATAAATCTAGCTGTTTCATTTCTTATTTTCTGGACAGTTGTTGCTGTTAGTGGATATTTAGTTGCAAGTGGCCAGTTAGATGGTCTATTTTTCGCGATGGTCGTTATGATTAGCCTTACATTGTTCGACCATTCCACACCGATGGCTACATTGCCAATATACTATGAAGAAAGTGAGCGTGCAGCAATTCGTCTAGAATCTGTCATTGACTCCCCTAAAATAAAATCTAAGAAGCAGAGGGGGGAAGGCAATTTTAAAAATCCACCTTCTATTACGTTAGAACATGTTAGTTTTTCTTTTCCAGGGGAGAGCAGGGAAGTAATTAAAGATATCAACTTACATTTTCCTTCAGGATCGAAAACAGCTATTGTTGGTCCAAGTGGCTCAGGTAAATCTACTGTATTAAACTTGCTTTTGCAGTTACATGATGTGACTAAAGGGACAATAAAATATGAAGATATTAATCTGAAAGATCTAGACCAAGAACAATTATGGAAGCAAGCGAAAGTCGTGTTACAAGAAAACCACTTTTTTGCCGGTACGATAAGAGATAATTTATTACTTGAAGCAGATTTTATGACCGATGAAGAGATAAAGCAATTACTATTTGATGTCCAATTATCACAATTTACCCCATCAACTGAAGTGTTTGAGAATGGCGAGAACTTATCTGGTGGCGAAAAACAGCGACTTGCTATGGCTCGCGCAATAGTAAAGAAAGGTAACATCTGGTTACTAGACGAGCCGACTTCTTCACTAGATAGCTGGACTGCAAATCGTATATATAACGAACTCTATCGACGAGCAACAAATGACACAGTTATTTTAGTAAGTCACCAACTAGCAGGACTTGAAAAGATGGATCAAATTGTCGTCATGGATCAAGGGAAAATCGTAGAGGTAGGAAACTATGAAGCGTTAATGGAGAAGAAAGGATACTTTTATAAATTGAAAAAAATAGAGGAAAATATAATTAGTAGCTAG
- a CDS encoding DUF4179 domain-containing protein, producing MTKNKKVKIGISIAIISLIVLSSVFIASAFVLNRPAMSSISFKGYDDGIKLADRNGNYTSLNINKQLNADFSLELNNVYLGIKRIIISYTLTSKGGKIPSDYKNEEISNKCSISIDGKKYDIVDVTLASNVIEGGTLEGALLLDESNYGTDFVLSENSVFNVSFNNLLNINKDIDFEFQVDMPNISKDQINFDFKYKNKKYTIKSIELDSITTTLNFSKAVNIKDMKIVQNNETYDAITVSNKGQHYISFPAVQRGIPFTIYIGNEKLHTSTHERIYAHTFD from the coding sequence TTGACTAAGAATAAGAAAGTAAAGATCGGTATTTCGATTGCGATAATTTCTTTGATTGTACTTTCTTCTGTTTTTATTGCAAGTGCATTTGTGCTAAACCGGCCAGCTATGTCTTCCATTTCTTTCAAAGGTTATGATGATGGCATAAAACTTGCAGATAGGAATGGTAATTATACATCTTTAAATATTAATAAGCAATTAAATGCAGACTTTTCTTTAGAATTGAATAATGTATACTTAGGCATTAAGCGAATCATTATCTCTTATACGCTAACAAGTAAGGGCGGAAAAATCCCTTCGGATTACAAAAATGAAGAAATATCAAATAAATGCAGTATTTCTATTGATGGTAAAAAATACGATATTGTTGATGTGACTTTAGCTTCAAATGTAATTGAAGGCGGCACTTTAGAAGGCGCGTTATTATTAGATGAAAGCAACTACGGAACAGATTTTGTTTTGTCAGAGAATTCTGTTTTCAATGTATCCTTTAACAATTTACTGAATATAAATAAAGATATAGATTTCGAATTTCAAGTGGATATGCCGAATATTTCAAAGGATCAGATAAATTTCGATTTTAAGTATAAAAATAAAAAATATACTATTAAATCAATAGAATTAGATTCTATAACTACTACATTAAATTTTTCAAAGGCAGTTAATATCAAAGATATGAAGATTGTTCAAAATAATGAAACTTATGATGCAATTACGGTTTCTAACAAAGGTCAACATTATATTAGCTTTCCGGCGGTCCAAAGAGGAATCCCTTTTACTATTTATATTGGCAATGAAAAATTACATACCTCTACTCATGAAAGAATTTATGCACACACTTTTGATTGA
- a CDS encoding SGNH/GDSL hydrolase family protein translates to MQKKIFKLVTALILLMSVFSATTYAKGKPGSGTTGGTLVALGDSITFGYLLDGTEQRDNAHGEAFPSLMASNLNLDLINEGIVGLRSDELLALILSDSEYQVKISNAKYISLYIGANDIMQDYYFTNSKTLDEAFADMKANHHLIVMKIRELTKAKIVIYNFYNPFHRTTDWLNYHTFELILPGYNAELVQQGSNYTNVVYADAHSAFSGWGHDTYLISTETHPNDIHPSLKGHNKLAEIGVQALSERKKGRK, encoded by the coding sequence TTGCAAAAGAAAATTTTTAAGTTAGTTACAGCATTAATATTACTCATGTCTGTATTTTCGGCTACTACCTATGCTAAAGGAAAGCCAGGTTCAGGAACAACTGGAGGAACTCTTGTTGCTTTAGGCGACTCAATCACTTTTGGCTATCTGTTAGATGGTACAGAGCAAAGAGACAATGCTCATGGCGAGGCTTTTCCAAGTTTAATGGCTAGTAACCTAAATCTAGATTTAATAAACGAAGGGATCGTTGGCCTGAGATCTGATGAATTGTTAGCGCTTATTCTTTCGGATAGCGAATATCAAGTAAAAATTAGTAATGCAAAATATATTTCTTTATACATTGGTGCTAATGATATAATGCAAGATTATTATTTTACTAACTCAAAGACGTTGGATGAAGCATTTGCTGACATGAAAGCAAATCATCATTTAATTGTTATGAAAATAAGGGAACTTACTAAAGCAAAGATAGTAATTTATAACTTTTACAATCCATTTCATCGTACAACAGATTGGTTAAATTATCATACTTTTGAATTGATATTACCTGGATATAATGCAGAGCTTGTACAACAAGGCAGCAACTATACTAATGTAGTTTATGCCGATGCCCATAGTGCATTTTCTGGGTGGGGTCATGACACATATTTAATATCTACTGAAACACATCCAAATGATATACATCCGTCATTAAAGGGTCATAATAAGCTTGCTGAAATTGGTGTTCAAGCATTAAGTGAACGAAAAAAAGGAAGAAAATAA